One window from the genome of Podospora pseudocomata strain CBS 415.72m chromosome 6, whole genome shotgun sequence encodes:
- a CDS encoding hypothetical protein (COG:Q; EggNog:ENOG503P0RD; CAZy:CE1) codes for MVIPTLFFSFQPQLNHRRSAMAWSMSTLVRLVALAAGGVMGAQLTAVTYPNNATSKPQMHVYVPDKPWSGQGKGPLVVAIHSCQSSGPSYFNNAKIPWRQGSDRKGYVTVWPSSPNNGGCWDVSSKRSLIRNGGGDSHAIANMILYAIEKYNIDKEKVFVTGGSSGGMMSNVMAAAYPDLIRAVSLYSGVPAGCFVSSGGGVAQWNNSCSGGQSRASAEQWGNVVRAMYPGYTGPRPRMQVWHGSADGTLSPNNYQETIKQWTNVFGLSQTPTSTVQNFPERNYRTENYGTEGMLQGIWAQGVGHSVPSNLTASEQWFGI; via the exons ATGGTCATCCCCACTCTATTCTTTTCATTTCAACCTCAGTTGAATCACCGACGGTCAGCCATGGCTTGGTCGATGTCGACTCTAGTCCGGCTTGTTGCCCTGGCTGCTGGGGGTGTTATGGGAGCGCAGTTGACGGCTGTGACTTATCCTAATAATGCTACTAGTAAGCCGCAGAT GCACGTCTACGTCCCTGACAAGCCCTGGTCCGGTCAGGGAAAAGGACCGCTGGTTGTCGCAATCCACTCCTGCCAGAGCTCCGGGCCGAGTTATTTTAATAATGCAAAGATCCCTTGGAGGCAGGGGAGTGACAGGAAGGGGTATGTCACTGTCTGGCCTAGCAGTCCCAAcaatgggggttg CTGGGATGTGAGTTCGAAGAGATCCTTGATCAGGAACGGAGGTGGTGACAGCCACGCGATTGCAAACATGATCCTCTACGCCATCGAAAAGTACAACATTGACAAGGAAAAAGTTTTTGTCACAGGGGGTTCGtcgggggggatgatgagcaATGTCATGGCGGCTGCGTATCCTGATTTGATCAGGGCTGTTTCGCTTTATAGCGGGGTGCCGGCGGGTTGTTTTGTTAGtagtggagggggggtggcgCAGTGGAATAATAGTTGTAGTGGGGGGCAGAGTAGAGCTTCTGCTGAGCAGTG GGGGAATGTGGTGAGAGCAATGTACCCAGGGTATACCGGTCCTAGACCCAGGATGCAGGTCTGGCATGGCAGTGCGGATGGGACTCTGAGCCCGAACAACTACCAGGAGACGATCAAGCAGTGGACGAATGTGTTTGGGTTGAGCCAAACGCCGACGAGCACGGTGCAGAATTTCCCGGAGAGGAACTACAGGACAGAGAACTATGGGACGGAGGGGATGTTGCAGGGGATTTGGGCGCAGGGGGTGGGGCATAGTGTTCCGAGTAATTTGACGGCTAGTGAGCAGTGGTTTGGGATTTAG
- the ATP2 gene encoding atp2, beta subunit of the F1 sector of mitochondrial F1F0 ATP synthase (EggNog:ENOG503NVU5; BUSCO:EOG09261T74; COG:C): MFKSGISAFARTARPSFAAATRRAVRPAPLNFRAPALSRFASTAGVGDGKIYQVIGKLDRPDHKHAPTLEVGQSGKIQLTMSLPTNRCRRRWLVTATPPSKNNFDNVVPEIIVADPLPTVKFDTEKLPPILNALETQNGGNKLVLEVASMIGDTQLTFASVGPATLGRIMNVTGDPIDERGPIKTDKRLPIHAEAPEFIEQSTTAEILVTGIKVVDLLAPYARGGKIGLFGGAGVGKTVFIQELINNIAKAHGGYSVFTGVGERTREGNDLYHEMQETSVIQLDGESKVALVFGQMNEPPGARARVALTGLTVAEYFRDEEGQDVLLFIDNIFRFTQAGSEVSALLGRIPSAVGYQPTLAVDMGGMQERITTTTKGSITSVQAVYVPADDLTDPAPATTFAHLDATTVLSRGISELGIYPAVDPLDSKSRMLDPRIVGEEHYQTATRVQQILQEYKSLQDIIAILGMDELSEADKLTVERARKIQRFLSQPFTVAQVFTGIEGKLVDLKDTIASFKAILSGEGDDLPEGAFYMVGDFASARAKGEKILAELEASA, encoded by the exons ATGTTCAAGAG cGGCATTTCCGCCTTCGCCCGGACGGCTCGTCCCTCCTTCGCGGCGGCGACTCGTCGCGCCGTTCGCCCGGCCCCCCTCAACTTCAGAGCCCCTGCCCTCAGCAGATTCGCCAGCACggccggtgttggtgatggcaagATCTACCAGGTCATCGGTAAGCTCGACCGGCCAGACCACAAGCATGCGCCCACACTAGAGGTGGGACAATCCGGGAAAATTCAGCTAACCATGTCTCTCCCAACCAACAGGTGCCGTCGTCGATGGTTAGTAaccgcaacaccacccagcaAAAACAATTTTGACAATGTCGTCCCCGAGATCATTGTCGCTGACCCCCTGCCCACAGTCAAGTTCGACACCGAGAAGCTCCCCCCCATTCTCAACGCCCTTGAGACCCAAAACGGTGGCAACAAGCTTGTCCTCGAGGTCGCG AGTATGATCGGGGACACCCAACTGACGTTTGCTAGTGTCGGCCCTGCCACTCTTGGTCGTATCATGAACGTCACCGGTGACCCGATCGACGAGCGTGGACCCATCAAGACTGACAAGCGCCTCCCCATTCACGCCGAGGCTCCCGAGTTCATTGAGcagtccaccaccgccgagaTTCTCGTTACCGGTATCAAGGtcgtcgacctcctcgccccctACGCCCGTGGTGGAAAGATTGGTCTCttcggtggtgccggtgtcGGCAAGACTGTGTTCATTCAGgagctcatcaacaacatcgccAAGGCCCACGGTGGTTACTCCGTCTTCACTGGTGTCGGTGAGCGTACCCGTGAGGGTAACGATCTGTACCACGAAATGCAGGAGACTTCCGTCATTCAGCTTGATGGCGAGTCCAAGGTCGCCCTGGTCTTCGGTCAGATGAACGAGCCTCCTGGAGCCCGTGCCCGTGTCGCCCTTACCGGTCTTACCGTCGCTGAGTACTTCCGTGACGAGGAGGGTCAGGATG TGTTGCTCTTCATTGACAACATTTTCCGCTTCACCCAGGCCGGTTCCGAGGTGTCTGCCCTTCTTGGTCGTATCCCCTCTGCCGTCGGTTACCAACCCACCCTCGCCGTCGACATGGGTGGTATGCAGGAgcgcatcaccaccaccaccaagggtTCCATTACCTCCGTCCAGGCCGTCTACGTCCCTGCTGACGATTTGACTGATCCTgcccccgccaccaccttcGCCCATTTGGacgccaccaccgtcttGTCCCGTGGTATCTCCGAGTTGGGTATCTACCCCGCCGTCGACCCTCTCGACTCCAAGTCTCGTATGCTCGACCCCCGCATTGTCGGTGAGGAGCACTACCAGACCGCCACCCGTGTCCAGCAGATCCTCCAGGAGTACAAGTCTCTTCAGGATATCATTGCCATTCTTGGTATGGACGAACTTTCTGAAGCCGATAAGCTTACCGTCGAGCGTGCCCGCAAGATCCAGCGTTTCCTGAGCCAGCCTTTCACTGTCGCCCAGGTTTTCACTGGTATCGAGGGTAAGCTCGTCGACCTCAAGGACACCATCGCCTCCTTCAAGGCCATTCTTtctggtgagggtgatgaccTCCCCGAGGGTGCTTTCTACATGGTTGGTGACTTTGCTTCCGCCCGCGCCAAGGGTGAGAAGATTCTTGCCGAGCTTGAGGCGAGCGCTTaa